In a genomic window of Myxococcus fulvus:
- a CDS encoding B12-binding domain-containing radical SAM protein: MSIQGAEAHFATSWARRVVLVSIDWTREKDPRVPLGHASIVAALRSVGMDVREFSFAINQPDFSAAIVLERILENALGLAPEMVDVGLGVYVWNDQVVKRLLVMLRQRGFMGRIVLGGPQVSYAGVGVERYYPEADVFVRGYGEEAMVALAATSERIQFMGVHWAGQTDSCLQAEAKLDRLASPFLEGVIEPSVRQRFIRWETQRGCPFRCSFCQHREAGSRLRRRDIPLARLEQEIDLFVRSGVDDIAVLDPLFNLGSHSLSVLGALRRLAYRGRLSLQCHFSTLDDEFLDACEGLDVRLEFGLQTIHEREARAVERSNQLKRVVEGIHKLHERDISFEVSVIFGLPEQTLESFRGTVDFCLRQRIPVVKAFPLMLLRGTPLERDRAKWGLVENDAPIPSVIRSRTFDEQAWNRMAAIAEALRQTEGNHPSCVRSLDERMAPTAGFAKGWSPSLQLP, translated from the coding sequence ATGTCCATTCAAGGCGCGGAGGCCCATTTCGCCACTTCTTGGGCACGGCGGGTCGTCTTGGTCTCCATCGATTGGACCCGAGAAAAAGATCCCCGGGTTCCGCTGGGGCATGCCTCCATCGTCGCGGCGCTGCGGAGCGTGGGGATGGACGTGCGAGAGTTCTCCTTCGCCATCAATCAACCTGACTTCAGCGCCGCGATCGTTCTCGAGAGAATCCTCGAGAATGCCTTGGGGCTCGCGCCGGAAATGGTGGACGTGGGCTTAGGTGTCTACGTGTGGAACGACCAGGTGGTGAAGCGGCTCCTGGTCATGCTCCGGCAGAGAGGATTCATGGGGCGCATCGTCCTCGGTGGGCCTCAGGTTTCATACGCGGGAGTGGGCGTTGAGCGTTACTATCCAGAGGCGGATGTATTCGTGCGCGGGTATGGTGAGGAGGCCATGGTGGCTCTCGCCGCGACCTCCGAGCGCATTCAGTTCATGGGCGTCCACTGGGCGGGGCAGACTGACTCCTGCCTGCAGGCCGAGGCAAAGTTGGATCGATTGGCATCGCCTTTCCTGGAGGGAGTGATCGAGCCTTCCGTCCGGCAACGATTCATCCGTTGGGAGACTCAGCGCGGATGCCCCTTCCGATGTTCGTTCTGTCAGCACCGCGAGGCAGGCAGTCGACTGCGCCGCCGCGACATTCCGCTGGCCCGGCTGGAGCAGGAGATTGATTTGTTCGTGCGCTCGGGTGTGGACGACATCGCCGTGCTGGATCCTCTCTTCAATCTCGGGAGCCACTCCCTTTCTGTTCTGGGGGCTCTCCGGCGGCTGGCATATCGAGGGCGGCTGTCATTGCAGTGCCATTTCTCCACGCTTGATGATGAGTTCCTCGATGCGTGCGAGGGGCTTGATGTGCGGCTTGAGTTCGGCCTCCAGACCATCCACGAGCGGGAGGCGCGGGCGGTAGAGCGGAGCAATCAACTCAAACGCGTTGTGGAGGGCATCCACAAGCTCCACGAACGAGACATTTCGTTCGAGGTTTCCGTCATCTTTGGTCTGCCCGAGCAAACTTTGGAATCATTTCGTGGCACGGTTGATTTCTGCCTTCGGCAACGGATTCCCGTGGTGAAAGCGTTCCCTCTGATGCTGTTGCGAGGGACTCCGTTGGAACGAGATCGCGCGAAGTGGGGTCTGGTCGAGAACGACGCGCCCATCCCCAGTGTCATTCGCAGCCGAACGTTCGACGAGCAGGCGTGGAATCGGATGGCGGCAATCGCCGAGGCCCTGCGCCAGACAGAAGGAAATCATCCATCCTGTGTCCGGTCACTGGACGAGCGGATGGCGCCTACGGCTGGTTTTGCGAAGGGGTGGTCACCTTCGCTTCAGTTGCCCTGA
- a CDS encoding DUF3892 domain-containing protein, whose translation MSVRVSCVVKDDRFSRYESIQSIGGVNPDGSNWKLSLQDAIVAIERGTYGEFYVERPTGDRVRVVVAERNGKKYLRTSADGDEPNNLLSLPRCP comes from the coding sequence ATGAGTGTCCGAGTCTCTTGCGTCGTGAAGGATGATCGCTTTAGTAGATACGAGAGTATCCAATCGATCGGAGGGGTGAACCCGGACGGAAGCAACTGGAAGCTCAGCTTGCAAGACGCCATTGTGGCAATCGAGAGAGGAACCTATGGCGAGTTCTACGTGGAGCGCCCAACTGGGGATCGAGTTCGGGTCGTTGTGGCTGAGCGCAACGGCAAGAAGTACCTGAGAACGAGTGCGGATGGAGACGAGCCCAACAATCTCCTGTCATTGCCTCGTTGTCCTTGA